A segment of the Armatimonadota bacterium genome:
GATCAACCTGGTAAAGGGCAAGATGAGCGTGAGGGCATCGATAAAACAAGCCTGCTGGGACACGTCATTCCTGGAGGCGATCTTTGTGGGGACCTAGATGGCTATCAACAACGTGCGTTCGCCCTGCTTAACCTATCCCTGCATACCATAAGAACAAGAGAGCCTGGAGGATCTCGAACGTGATGCCTCCAGGCTCGAAGTCCTAGTCACCGTGGCCGCATCAGCGCGCCACGTAGCCCAGCTTCTCCACCATCTTCTGGCCTTCGGGCCCGGTGACGAACTTGAGGTAGTCGGCGACCTCGCCCTTGGGCTGGCCGTTGGTGTAGCAGTAGAGCGGGCGCCAGAGCTTGTACTTGCCGCTCTTGACGGACTCATCGCTTGCTGCTGTGCCGTCAACCGCGATTATCTTCACCTTCTTCTTCGCAACGAACTCCTTGGCAAATGCCAGACCGACGTAGCCGACCGCTCCCTTGTCCCGTGCCACCGACTGGCATATGGCATTGTTGGAGGGCAGGGTAAGGGTCTCCTGGCGGAACCGCTTGCCCTTGAGCACAGTATCCTGGAAGAACACGTAAGTGCCGGAACTGCTGTCCCTGCCGATCGCGACGACCTTCATGTTCTCGCCGCCCACGTCTTTCCAGTTGTTGGCGCTGGTGTAGAGCTTCGCGAGGTTGGCCATTGAGATGTTCGTCATCGGATTGGCCGGGTTGACGATGACCGCCACACCGTCCTTGGCAACGGTTGTCGCTTTGAGCGTCACGTTGCGATCACGGCCCTGCGTGATTTCCTTCGGCCTTGCCGCACGGGAGGCGTTCGCGATGTCGCAGGAGCCGTTGATGAGGCCGGCCAGCCCCACTCCGGAGCCGCCTCCCGTGACGGAGATCATTACGTCGTGGTTCTTCTTCATATAGGCCTCTGCCCACGCGGCAGCGAGGGGCAGGACCGTATCGGAGCCTTTGATCTTAATCATTCCGCCGGCCGCCACGACCGGCAGAGCGAAGCCGGCGGCCACCGCCGCAGCCAGCATGATAACGTATACCTTTTCGAGCATCTTGTTTTTCATTGGTTTCTCCTCATTTCCCTCAGGACTAGAAGACGGTGATCATCTCGACGCGCAACCCGTTGTTGTCTACCGAGTTTCTCTCCTCATCGTTGATTTCATAGAACAGCTTGAGTTTCGTGGCCTCGTCAAGGAAGCGGACGAGTCCAAGGTTCCAGGTGCTGAGCGTCCCGAAGGTAGCGTTTAGCGCCCTGTCGTCGAGCACGTCATACTGGGCTACGGCCTGGTAGTCAGGACCGAGGTTCTTCACGCCGACGACATACCATCCGCTTACCGTGCGGTTCGTTCCTGATGTACCATTGGGCGTAATGGTCGTGTTGGAGTAGTAGGGCTCCTTGCCGGATACGTACTCGCCCTTGATCGATGCGCCTTCCATGTAGTACTGGAAGTCCAGTCCCAGGCGAGTCTGATCCACCTTCGCGGCGGCCGGCGCGTTCGAGACCGCGCGTACCGCTTGAGTTCCCCTGAAGATCGAAGCACCCACGCTGAGGCTCTCAGTGACCGGGTATCGCAACCGCCCGACGATGGTCTTGCCGCCGTTGTTGTCCTCGAACTTCCCGCCGCTCTCCAGGAACGACTTCCCAGGGTCACCGGACTTGGTCCCCGTGCCGTTGAACACGCCCAGCGCCCAATCCAGCTTGCTGGTCTCCGTGCTGAACAGAGCGATGCCCTTGTCGCGCTCCCCGGGGAAGAGACCGTTGAACGATGGGTAGCCTGACAGGCTCACCGAGGTGCCCCCAAACAGCTTCGGGCGCTCCGGTACTTCGCGGGCCGAAGACGAACGCTCGATCACATAGCCAAAGGGCCAGTTCTGCTGTCCGAACCGGACGAAGAACGGCGCGGGCGTTGCCACGCCCCAGGGGTGGTACTCGAGGTACAGGTCCTTTGTCTCTACCCTGCTCCGGTCATATCCGCATATGTCCAGCTGAACGACGCCGACGGTTTTGGAGGTGGGTTGGCCGGTGATCTTGAAGCGGCCCCTGCGTACGTAGAACCTGTTGTCAAGCGTCTTGTTGTCGCCGAGATTGCTCGCACCATCGATATTCTGGTAGGACTCGGACCGAGCCTGGACATAGCCGGACACTTTGATCTTCTTCAGCTTGGCAACGTCGGCTACGGTAGTCTGTATGGCTCCTTCAGGCTCCTCCACCGCATCCTTCAGTTGCTGCACAGTGGATGACAGGCTCTCCGCGTCTTCCTGAGAAGCTGTCGCGGCCGACTGAGCTTCCTGCAGTTTCTCGAGATGCTTCTGCAGTTCCTCGACTTGCTGCCTGATCTCCGCAATCTGCGCGGCTAGATCATCCTGCGCATGCGCGGCGGTGTTTCCCGCGCAGAGCATGCCCGCTGTCAGGCACATTGCTACTGCGATCTTTCTCACGCGTGATCTCTCCTTTCCGTTGTGTGACTTGCCTGCGTTCGACTTCAGCATAACCCGGCCAGTTTGCAGAATGCTTTCACCGGACTTGTCTGTGCCTTAAAGGTGTCCTGGGGTCCCCGCCGGGTGTTGCAGTGCACTCCCATCCCCTGTACAATGCTCCTTGGAGGCGTATGTGCCGAAGATACTCATAGTCGAAGACGAAGCCCCTCTGGCCGAGACTATCGCCCTCAATCTCTCCGAGGAGGGATACAAGACCTGCGTCGCGGCGGACGGGCCGTCCGCCCTGAAGATGATGGAGCAGGAGAAGCCCGATCTCGTGCTGCTTGACATCATGCTTCCCGGTATTGACGGCCTCGAGGTCTGCCGGCTGATCCGACGCACCTCTGGCATCCCGATCCTGATGTTGACCGCCAAGTCGAGAGAGATAGACAAGGTGGTAGGTCTCGAAGTCGGTGCCGACGACTATATCACTAAGCCGTTCGGAATGCTGGAACTGATCGCGAGGATTCGAACCGCCCTTCGGCGCTCGATGCAGGGTGTTCAGCCCTCCAATCTGCTAAGCGCGCATGGGGTCGAGCTTGACGTCGAACGCCGGCTGGTGACGGTCGAAGGGACAGAGGTGCATCTTCGCCTCAAGGAATTTGAACTGCTCCATGTTCTCCTCACCGGCCGAGGACGGGTGATGGAGCGCTCGGTCCTCCTTGATCGAGTCTGGGGAGAGGATGAGTACATAGACGCGGGCACGGTAGATGTGCACATTCGCAGGCTCAGGGAGAAGGTCGAGGAGAACCCCTCCAGGCCCGAACGCATACTTACTGTCCGAGGAGTCGGGTACAAGTTCGCGGAATGACCATGAGACCTTTGCGAAGCATCCGTTGGAGAATCGCGTTCGCCTACCTGCTAGTCCTGGTATCCATCGCGGCGCTGGGAATCTATCTCTCGCAGTGGACAGACAACTGCTACGTCTCCTCACTCCGCGGCGCACTGCTCACTGAGTGCCGTTTCGTTGCGAAGCTCGCGTTGCCGTTGATGACTTCCGGGCCCGAGGCCGTCGATCCGCTGGCCGGAGAGGCGGGCGGGCAGCTTGGACGCCGCGTCACGATCATTGGCGCAGACGGTCGAGTGCTCGGCGACAGCGAGTACGACTACTCCGACATGGAACTCCACAACGACCGCCCGGAGGTCCGACAGGCTCTTGCATCCGGCTCCGGCTGGACGATCCGATACAGCGAAACCCTGCATATCAGGATGCTCTACGTGGCCGCCAGGATTGGCGATGCCGCGCATCCCCTCGGAGTCGCACGGCTTGCCGAAGACCTGTCGCTGGTCGAGGAGGCGCGGGGGATCATCCATCGGGTGTTCTTCGTCGCGGCCCTGCTTGTGTCTCTGATCGCAGTTCTCGCCTGGGTGATGATCTCTTTCAACGTCTCGAGGCCCATTTCGGCGATGAGCATCGCGGCACGGAGATTCGCCCAGGGTGACCTCGATCTGCGACTCGATGCGCCCGCCGAGCCGGGGAATGAGATCGAGGAGTTGGCGGTAACGCTCAACCAGATGGCCGCTGAGCTCCGGCGCGCAATGGACGAACTTGCCGCCGACAAGGCCAAGCTGCAGACCATTCTCGACAAAGCGGACGACGGGATCGCCGTCGTGGATTCGAACGCTCGCGTGCAGATGCTGAACCCCGCGGCTTCCGGTCTTCTCGGCGCGGACATCATGCAGGTTCAGGGCAGGACCGTCATCGAGGCCACACTGAGCCGCGACATCTCGGAACTGGTTAGCCGCGTCCTTCGCACCGGTACACCTGCATCGCTCGAGGTTCAGCTCCAGACATCGGAGCAGCCCTATACGAACGTCTTCGTTGCCCCGTTGGAGAAACCCGACGGTCCTCCGGGAGCCCTGATCGTCATGCACGATCTGACGGCGGTGAGGCGCATAGACTCCGTGCGCAGGGATTTCGTGGCCAATGTGAGCCATGAACTGCGGACTCCTCTGGCCTCGATCAAGGCTATGGCCGAGACGATAGTCCTCCGAGGAGAGAAGGACGACAAGCTTGCGGGCGAACTAGCGGAGAAGATCGTGACCGAAGCGGATCGGCTGACCGCCATATCCGAGGATCTCCTCGATCTTGCCACGATAGAATCCGGATGGCGCCCGGTTCGCAGGGACGAGTTTCGGATCTCAGCGGTCGTCGAAAATGTTCTGTCGGAGTTGATGCCCAAGGCGGAGCAGATGTCTCAGGAACTCTCATCCAACGTTCCGGACGACCTGGTCATGCGGGGCGATCAGGACGCTGTTCAACAAATCCTCATCAACCTGGTGGACAATGCGATAGTGCACGGGGTGGGTGGGCAGGCGCAAACTCACGCGCACAATGGTCGAGTCACGATTTCCGCGTACGTGGAGAGTGGCCGGTTGTCGCTGCAGGTCGCCGACACGGGGATCGGCATCGCACCGGACGAACTGCCTCGCATCTTCGAACGGTTCTACCGCGTGGACAAAGCCAGATCTAGGCAGTCCGGGGGAACCGGCCTGGGCCTCTCGATCGTGAAGCACCTCTCCGAGATGATGGACGGAACCGTCTGCGTAAGCAGCGAGACCGGAAAGGGAAGCACCTTCACGGTCACCCTCCCGCTGAGGTAGACGAACGTCCTGCGAGGGCGGGAGTACTGCCTCTATGGTCCGTTTTCCGCCCGGTCCTGACGGTCGCACTCTCCCGGACGGCCGGCGGATGACAAGAGCGCATGACTACCTGTCCCGGACGAGGACTAACCTGTCGGCGCAGATCGCCTTGCCCACGTTACTATTCTCCAGGGAGCTACCCAGATGGAGTTGTTCGCCGAGAGCTAGTCGCACCAACTGACGATCAGCAGCACGCGGCAATAGCCAGAGTGACCAGCACTACGTCAAGCGTTTGCATCCGGACACCTCAAGTGTGTTCCTCGAAACCCAGTCGGCTACTTGTCGCGCACCAGCACGAAGCGGTCGGTGTAGATGGCCTTCATAGCGTTGCCGTCGCCGAATGGGGCGACCCAGAGGTACATGCCCTGCCTGAGCGCATGCGAACCCAGGTAGTAGGTCTTGTACCTCCCCGCATCCGCCTTCGGGCAATA
Coding sequences within it:
- a CDS encoding PstS family phosphate ABC transporter substrate-binding protein → MKNKMLEKVYVIMLAAAVAAGFALPVVAAGGMIKIKGSDTVLPLAAAWAEAYMKKNHDVMISVTGGGSGVGLAGLINGSCDIANASRAARPKEITQGRDRNVTLKATTVAKDGVAVIVNPANPMTNISMANLAKLYTSANNWKDVGGENMKVVAIGRDSSSGTYVFFQDTVLKGKRFRQETLTLPSNNAICQSVARDKGAVGYVGLAFAKEFVAKKKVKIIAVDGTAASDESVKSGKYKLWRPLYCYTNGQPKGEVADYLKFVTGPEGQKMVEKLGYVAR
- a CDS encoding response regulator transcription factor; translation: MPKILIVEDEAPLAETIALNLSEEGYKTCVAADGPSALKMMEQEKPDLVLLDIMLPGIDGLEVCRLIRRTSGIPILMLTAKSREIDKVVGLEVGADDYITKPFGMLELIARIRTALRRSMQGVQPSNLLSAHGVELDVERRLVTVEGTEVHLRLKEFELLHVLLTGRGRVMERSVLLDRVWGEDEYIDAGTVDVHIRRLREKVEENPSRPERILTVRGVGYKFAE
- a CDS encoding PAS domain-containing protein, which produces MRPLRSIRWRIAFAYLLVLVSIAALGIYLSQWTDNCYVSSLRGALLTECRFVAKLALPLMTSGPEAVDPLAGEAGGQLGRRVTIIGADGRVLGDSEYDYSDMELHNDRPEVRQALASGSGWTIRYSETLHIRMLYVAARIGDAAHPLGVARLAEDLSLVEEARGIIHRVFFVAALLVSLIAVLAWVMISFNVSRPISAMSIAARRFAQGDLDLRLDAPAEPGNEIEELAVTLNQMAAELRRAMDELAADKAKLQTILDKADDGIAVVDSNARVQMLNPAASGLLGADIMQVQGRTVIEATLSRDISELVSRVLRTGTPASLEVQLQTSEQPYTNVFVAPLEKPDGPPGALIVMHDLTAVRRIDSVRRDFVANVSHELRTPLASIKAMAETIVLRGEKDDKLAGELAEKIVTEADRLTAISEDLLDLATIESGWRPVRRDEFRISAVVENVLSELMPKAEQMSQELSSNVPDDLVMRGDQDAVQQILINLVDNAIVHGVGGQAQTHAHNGRVTISAYVESGRLSLQVADTGIGIAPDELPRIFERFYRVDKARSRQSGGTGLGLSIVKHLSEMMDGTVCVSSETGKGSTFTVTLPLR